The Pedobacter cryoconitis genome includes a window with the following:
- the miaB gene encoding tRNA (N6-isopentenyl adenosine(37)-C2)-methylthiotransferase MiaB yields MIDLQLTDKTHDEGRQGEALIVDAPKLLNARKLYIESYGCQMNFADSEIVASILLDQGFETTGNYQEADAIFINTCSIRENAEQRVRNRLSQFGIEKRKNPKLIVGVLGCMAERLKSKFLEEEKLVDLVVGPDAYRDLPQLIEQVGDGQKAINVLLSREETYADISPVRLNGNGITAFISIMRGCDNMCSFCVVPFTRGRERSRDPHSILAEAQDLHDRGYKEVTLLGQNVDSYKWKGTAEAEDGAEIMVNFAQLLEKVALISPELRVRFSTSHPKDITDEVLHTIQKYDNICNNIHLPVQSGSSRVLDLMNRTYTREWYINRIDAIRNIIPDCAISTDIIAGFCTETEEEHQETLSMMDYVGYDFAFCFSYSERPGTMAARKLEDDIPEDVKKRRLQEILLKQQATSHYRLEKSVGKTVRILVEGFSKKSDKDLCGRNDQNAMIVFPAVENVKPGQYVNVIIERCTSATLLGRITA; encoded by the coding sequence ATGATCGATTTACAGCTAACAGACAAAACACATGATGAAGGGCGCCAGGGTGAAGCTCTGATTGTTGATGCCCCAAAACTGCTTAATGCGAGGAAGCTATACATTGAAAGTTATGGTTGCCAGATGAACTTCGCTGATAGTGAAATTGTTGCCTCTATCCTGTTAGATCAGGGTTTTGAGACGACAGGTAATTATCAGGAAGCTGACGCAATCTTTATCAATACCTGCTCGATCAGGGAAAATGCAGAACAGCGTGTCCGTAACCGGTTATCACAGTTCGGTATAGAAAAACGTAAAAACCCTAAACTGATTGTCGGGGTTTTAGGCTGCATGGCAGAACGTTTAAAATCTAAATTCCTTGAAGAAGAGAAATTGGTGGATCTGGTTGTCGGGCCTGATGCTTACCGCGATTTGCCACAACTGATAGAACAGGTAGGTGATGGTCAGAAAGCAATCAACGTTTTGTTATCCAGAGAAGAAACTTACGCAGATATTAGTCCGGTCCGCTTAAACGGGAACGGGATTACTGCTTTCATTTCGATTATGCGTGGTTGTGATAATATGTGCTCTTTCTGCGTAGTTCCTTTTACAAGAGGGCGTGAACGTAGTCGTGATCCGCATTCTATTCTTGCTGAAGCACAGGATTTACATGACCGCGGTTATAAAGAAGTGACCCTGCTTGGACAGAATGTAGATTCTTACAAGTGGAAAGGTACGGCCGAAGCCGAAGATGGCGCTGAGATTATGGTCAACTTTGCCCAGTTACTGGAAAAAGTAGCATTGATCAGCCCTGAATTGCGTGTACGTTTCTCGACTTCACATCCAAAAGATATTACAGACGAAGTACTGCATACCATTCAAAAATATGATAACATCTGTAACAATATCCATTTACCGGTACAATCGGGAAGCAGCAGGGTATTGGACCTGATGAACCGTACTTATACCCGCGAATGGTATATCAACCGGATTGATGCCATCAGAAATATCATTCCTGATTGCGCAATCTCTACAGACATTATCGCTGGTTTCTGCACAGAAACTGAAGAAGAGCACCAGGAAACCTTATCCATGATGGATTATGTAGGTTACGATTTCGCATTCTGCTTCAGTTATTCTGAAAGACCAGGAACAATGGCTGCAAGAAAACTGGAAGATGATATCCCGGAAGACGTGAAAAAACGCCGTTTACAGGAAATCTTATTGAAACAACAGGCTACTTCTCATTACAGATTAGAGAAATCTGTAGGAAAAACAGTCCGCATTTTAGTAGAAGGTTTCTCTAAAAAGTCTGATAAAGACCTTTGCGGAAGAAATGACCAGAATGCCATGATCGTATTCCCGGCGGTAGAAAATGTAAAGCCAGGGCAATACGTAAATGTCATTATTGAGCGTTGTACATCAGCGACTCTACTGGGCAGAATTACAGCTTAA